The Flavipsychrobacter sp. genome contains the following window.
TCAAACAATAATTACACACCCCTTTATCATCAAAAACAATATTAGGTACACGCTCATCGTATATACAACGGGAACATATTGTTAATTCTTTGCTCATAATTATTTATTGTATTGTATTTCTGGCTTTCCGTTATTGAAATTTACCTTTCCTAATACTTTTGCAGGATTACCTCCTACTACTGTATTATCAGGTATATCTTTGTTAACAAAACTATTGGCAGCAACAATACATTGGCTACCTATAATTACCCCTTTTTGAATCATTGATTGTGGTCCGATAAAACAATTATTTCCAATTTTCACTTCCCCATATTCGTAGCCTTCTTTACCGCCACTTACTGCCCACAACACTGTACTGTGGCTATAAATATGAACTCCCGCAGATATAGAACAATTATTCCCTATCATCAAACCTCCTGAACCGTCGAGTATAGTATATGGACCTACCCAAGTATTTTCCCCCACTTTTACCTCTCCAAAAACGCAAGCACTATCATATACACTGCTGCCTTTACCAAAACCTAAATAAGCAGCTTTTTCCCATCTATCAGTAAATACTTCGTTAGTCGGTAGCACACGGTTGTACTTAGACTTCAGTATTTGTCTTTTAGTTGAAAAAAATCTTTTCAGCAGTTTACTAACCAACTTGCTCATTGTTTAAGAATATCTTACACCACCACTCAAAATTCATAAACGACCATAGCAACAAACGATGGTTGATATCTTTTTCCGTATGTTCCTTGTAAATATGCTCTATATATTCAGGATTGATATAATCTGCGGACACGGCTTTTTTTCCTAATAGAAGCTCTTTGATGTATTGTGCATTTTCTCCACGATACCAACTTTCATCAGGGGCGGAAAAACCTTGTTTCTTTCTGTTTATTATTTTTTCTGGCAAGAATCCGCCCATTGCTTTCCTTAAGACATTCTTACCATCATCAAATTCTTGATATACTTTTCGCTTATCTCTGTAATCATTCTCATCGAGTTTCTTCATGTTCTGCAAATTGCCCAGCTTATGTTTCACTGGTATTTGCTGAGCCAGATTCACTAAGTCATTATCTAAGAATGGGAAACGCTCTTCCAGTCCATTTGCCATGGATAGTTTATCGCCAACTAACAATAA
Protein-coding sequences here:
- a CDS encoding acyltransferase, yielding MSKLVSKLLKRFFSTKRQILKSKYNRVLPTNEVFTDRWEKAAYLGFGKGSSVYDSACVFGEVKVGENTWVGPYTILDGSGGLMIGNNCSISAGVHIYSHSTVLWAVSGGKEGYEYGEVKIGNNCFIGPQSMIQKGVIIGSQCIVAANSFVNKDIPDNTVVGGNPAKVLGKVNFNNGKPEIQYNK